Genomic segment of Mycobacterium sp. 3519A:
TACAACTCCCCCACCACACCCACCGGCACCGGCCGCAACCACCCATCCAACACAAACAACGCCGCCCCCGGCACCGCCAACCCAATCGGCACCACACCCGAACCCGCCACCAACGGCGCACTGATGGCTACGCACATGGTCGTTTCTGTCGGGCCGTAGGCGTTGATCAACACCCGACCCGGCGCCCACCGATCCACCACCTCAACCGGACACGCCTCACCAGCGAGTACCAACGCCACCGACTCCAGGTCGGCGGAAGACAATGTTGCTAACGCAGAGGGGGTTTGCGTGAGCACGTCAACGTTCTCGGCGACCAACACGTGGTGGAAGTCGGTTGGTGACGCCGCAACGTGTTCGGGTACCACCACCACGCGTCCGCCACGCAAGAGAGGGGCCAGGATTTCCCACGCTGACACGTCGAACGCCAAGGAGTGGCACAGCGCCCAGACACCTGGCCGGGGCAGCCCGGCGTCCAAGTCCGCGAGTAATTGCGTGACGTTCTGGTGGCTGATGGCCACGCCCTTGGGTACACCGGTAGTGCCCGAGGTGTAGATGAGGTAGGCAGTGTCGTCTGGCGCGGGGGCAGGTAAAGGGGCTTCGGTGTGGGCGGC
This window contains:
- a CDS encoding AMP-binding protein, with translation VDEASNRLAHLLVELGAGPGRCVALLLERSADAVIAMLAVLKAGAAYLPIDPATPPARITFVLTDAAPIIAITTAGLRSRLHGYDLTVLDYSDATAAAHTEAPLPAPAPDDTAYLIYTSGTTGVPKGVAISHQNVTQLLADLDAGLPRPGVWALCHSLAFDVSAWEILAPLLRGGRVVVVPEHVAASPTDFHHVLVAENVDVLTQTPSALATLSSADLESVALVLAGEACPVEVVDRWAPGRVLINAYGPTETTMCVAISAPLVAGSGVVPIGLAVPGAALFVLDGWLRPVPVGVVGEL